The following are encoded in a window of Ruminiclostridium herbifermentans genomic DNA:
- the glf gene encoding UDP-galactopyranose mutase produces the protein MYDYLIVGTGIFGSIFAYEANRRGKKCLVIDKRSHIGGNIYTSLVEGINVHNYGAHIFHTSNKDLWEYVNKFAEFNRYTNSPVARYKSEIYNLPFNMNTFNKMWGVTTPLEAKAKIQQQIEEAGILEPKNLEEQAISLVGRDIYERLVKGYTEKQWGRRATELPCFIIKRLPIRFTYDNNYFNDKYQGIPIGGYTQIIEKMLKGIEVRLNMDFFMHREELTALADKIVFTGMIDEFYNYCYGELEYRSLRFETEVLDCENYQGNAVVNYTEYEIPYTRIIEHKHFEFGCESQNVNPKTVITKEYPVAWKHGDEPYYPMNDDRNNELYAKYRALADKEKKVIFGGRLGMYKYFDMHNVVAEALSCVKNEVR, from the coding sequence ATGTATGACTATCTGATTGTTGGAACCGGTATTTTTGGTTCAATATTTGCATACGAAGCTAATAGAAGAGGTAAGAAATGCCTAGTTATAGACAAACGTTCACATATAGGAGGTAATATATATACATCATTGGTTGAGGGAATTAATGTACATAATTATGGTGCACATATTTTTCACACTAGCAACAAGGATTTATGGGAGTATGTGAATAAGTTTGCAGAATTTAATAGGTATACAAATTCTCCGGTTGCAAGATATAAATCAGAAATTTATAATTTGCCTTTTAATATGAATACCTTTAATAAGATGTGGGGTGTAACTACTCCATTAGAAGCAAAAGCTAAAATCCAGCAGCAGATTGAAGAAGCTGGGATACTTGAACCAAAGAACCTTGAAGAGCAAGCTATAAGTTTAGTTGGAAGAGATATTTATGAGCGGTTAGTAAAAGGATATACGGAAAAGCAATGGGGAAGAAGAGCAACAGAACTTCCATGTTTTATTATAAAGAGATTACCTATTCGTTTCACATATGACAACAATTACTTCAACGATAAATATCAGGGAATACCTATTGGAGGTTATACTCAGATTATTGAAAAAATGCTGAAGGGAATTGAAGTCAGGCTTAATATGGATTTCTTTATGCATCGAGAAGAATTGACAGCGCTTGCAGATAAGATTGTTTTTACAGGGATGATAGATGAATTTTATAACTATTGCTATGGTGAACTTGAATATCGCTCACTGCGCTTTGAAACAGAAGTATTGGACTGTGAAAATTATCAAGGAAATGCGGTTGTTAATTACACTGAATATGAAATTCCATATACCAGAATAATTGAGCATAAACATTTTGAATTTGGATGTGAAAGCCAAAATGTAAATCCTAAAACAGTTATCACAAAAGAATATCCAGTAGCCTGGAAACATGGTGACGAACCGTACTATCCAATGAATGATGATAGAAATAATGAACTTTATGCAAAGTATAGGGCTTTAGCAGATAAAGAAAAAAAAGTTATTTTTGGTGGCCGACTTGGAATGTATAAGTACTTTGACATGCATAATGTAGTAGCTGAGGCATTATCATGCGTAAAAAATGAAGTTCGCTAA
- a CDS encoding peptidase G2 autoproteolytic cleavage domain-containing protein, whose protein sequence is MLVNEEHTDYVPILNPDWDPSQEYIPREKRKEWSAVGMMGKLLVRDDGTCQVNGFCKPNNAGIATTAPNGYRVMKRVCENIIQILVK, encoded by the coding sequence ATCCTTGTAAATGAAGAACATACAGATTATGTTCCTATTTTAAACCCAGACTGGGATCCATCTCAGGAATATATCCCAAGGGAGAAAAGAAAAGAATGGTCAGCTGTTGGTATGATGGGAAAACTCCTTGTAAGAGATGATGGCACTTGTCAGGTTAATGGCTTTTGTAAGCCCAATAATGCAGGAATTGCTACAACAGCTCCAAATGGATATAGAGTTATGAAAAGAGTATGTGAAAATATTATTCAAATTCTTGTTAAGTGA
- a CDS encoding glycoside hydrolase family 11 protein: MNKKLMVMFSILMCFTIILAGVDVQAAITLTGNATGNIDGYDYELWKDNGTTSMTLNGGGTFSCSWSNINNALFRTGKKYDETKTWQELGNIKLTYACDYQPNGNSYLSVYGWTSSPLVEYYIVDSWGNWRPPGSQSKGTITVDGAVYDIYQTTRVNQPSIKGTATFEQYWSVRQQKRTSGTITVSDHFKAWEARGMKMGKMYEVSMVVEGYQSSGKANMTKMVIETDDNPNTDPDPGTDPNPTERSAFSAIDSSSYNDTNSTTVRKIGTDSGNGVGYIENGNYLVYKNVDFGTGAASFKAHVANGNNTSTTIQLRTGSSTGTIIGSLTVPNTGGWDTYKDLSTTVSGVSGVKDLYLCFNGPVNVGTFSFSKSGGTDPDPDPGQPGSTILLGDVDGSGAVDALDYAAYKQYLLGLKDSLPAAGDCDQNGSMDAIDFAMIKQHLLGLITLGTIEVGGGNSGGGTDPIDPTKKLIALTFDDGPDVNMTPRVLDKLDKYGVKATFMMIGQNINASTASLVKRINDGGHEIGNHSWDYQSMNNMSASDIRTKIANTTAAIKQYSGQTPKFFRAPNLAYSQTLYTAVDLTFVQGVVCNDWDQSTSAQTRANLALQGARDGAIILLHDNQPAPHPTAEALDIIIPTLQQQGYQFVTLSQLFAAKGVDLSTTGDKVYTYVP; this comes from the coding sequence ATGAACAAAAAATTGATGGTAATGTTTTCTATTCTAATGTGTTTTACCATCATATTGGCTGGAGTAGACGTGCAAGCCGCAATAACGCTTACTGGTAATGCAACTGGTAATATTGACGGCTACGACTATGAGCTATGGAAAGACAACGGAACCACTAGTATGACACTAAATGGTGGCGGTACTTTCAGCTGCTCATGGAGTAACATCAATAATGCGTTATTCCGCACAGGTAAAAAGTACGATGAGACTAAGACCTGGCAGGAACTTGGCAACATTAAATTAACTTACGCATGCGACTATCAGCCAAATGGAAATTCATATTTGTCTGTTTACGGATGGACAAGTAGTCCGCTTGTTGAGTATTACATAGTTGACAGTTGGGGGAACTGGAGACCACCCGGATCTCAATCAAAGGGGACAATAACTGTTGATGGTGCTGTGTATGATATATACCAGACAACTCGTGTAAATCAGCCTTCAATCAAGGGCACTGCAACCTTTGAACAGTATTGGAGTGTTCGTCAGCAGAAACGTACCAGTGGTACAATAACTGTTAGTGATCACTTTAAAGCTTGGGAAGCTAGAGGAATGAAAATGGGTAAGATGTATGAGGTATCAATGGTTGTTGAGGGATACCAGAGCAGTGGTAAAGCTAACATGACCAAAATGGTAATTGAGACTGATGATAATCCTAATACAGATCCTGACCCAGGTACAGATCCAAATCCAACTGAGAGAAGTGCCTTTTCAGCAATAGATTCATCAAGCTATAATGATACAAATTCTACAACCGTTAGGAAAATTGGAACAGATTCCGGAAATGGTGTAGGATACATTGAAAATGGTAACTATCTCGTATATAAAAATGTCGATTTTGGAACTGGTGCAGCTTCATTTAAAGCCCATGTTGCTAATGGAAATAATACAAGTACAACTATTCAATTGAGAACTGGCAGTTCAACAGGTACAATTATTGGTTCATTAACTGTGCCTAATACTGGCGGATGGGATACTTACAAGGACTTATCCACTACTGTTAGCGGTGTTTCAGGTGTAAAGGATTTATACCTTTGCTTTAATGGACCTGTTAACGTTGGAACATTCTCATTCAGTAAGAGTGGCGGCACAGATCCTGATCCTGATCCTGGACAACCAGGAAGTACAATATTACTTGGTGATGTTGATGGAAGCGGTGCTGTAGATGCTCTTGACTATGCTGCTTACAAGCAGTATTTACTAGGACTAAAAGATTCCTTACCTGCAGCTGGTGATTGTGATCAAAATGGTTCTATGGATGCTATTGACTTTGCTATGATAAAGCAACATCTTTTAGGACTAATTACGTTAGGCACAATAGAAGTTGGTGGTGGAAATTCAGGAGGAGGTACTGATCCTATAGATCCAACTAAAAAGCTTATTGCTTTAACTTTCGATGATGGTCCAGATGTAAATATGACACCAAGAGTTCTTGATAAACTTGATAAGTATGGTGTTAAGGCTACTTTCATGATGATTGGACAAAACATTAATGCTTCAACTGCTTCATTAGTTAAAAGAATTAATGATGGCGGACATGAAATTGGAAATCATTCATGGGACTATCAAAGTATGAATAATATGTCTGCATCAGATATTAGAACAAAAATTGCTAATACTACTGCAGCTATAAAACAATACTCAGGTCAAACACCTAAATTTTTCCGTGCACCAAATCTGGCATATAGCCAAACCTTGTACACAGCAGTTGATTTAACATTTGTACAGGGTGTTGTATGTAATGACTGGGATCAATCTACATCTGCTCAAACAAGAGCAAATTTAGCATTACAGGGTGCTAGAGATGGGGCGATAATATTATTGCATGACAATCAACCAGCACCACATCCTACTGCAGAAGCGTTGGATATAATAATTCCTACACTACAACAACAAGGTTACCAATTTGTAACTTTGAGTCAGTTGTTTGCAGCTAAGGGTGTTGATTTAAGCACTACTGGTGATAAGGTTTATACTTATGTTCCATAA
- a CDS encoding alpha-hydroxy acid oxidase codes for MENNDKEYLKNAGDSDIITREYFDSLLLEMRHIDSVIPSTKLELYGETFDTPIMTAALSHLNRIRERGMAEMAKGAVSANAVNWSGMGDEAELEEITKTGARTIKIIKPYTDNNYIFRRIEHAEKCGVLAVGMDVDHSFGENGKYDNVMGHQMSSKSLQEIKEFVKATKLPFIVKGVLSEQDAYKCLEAGVRGIVVSHHHGIMKYAVPPLMILPKIAKVIDNKIPIFVDCGIISGMDVFKALALGATAVSVGRAIMEPLRMEGSEGVKKQIEKMTEELAGVMARTCTPDIKHIDSSIIWHRG; via the coding sequence ATGGAAAACAATGATAAGGAATATCTAAAGAATGCTGGTGATTCAGATATTATAACAAGAGAGTATTTTGACTCATTACTGCTTGAAATGAGGCACATTGATTCTGTAATACCTTCAACTAAACTTGAATTGTATGGAGAGACATTTGACACGCCCATTATGACAGCTGCACTTTCTCACTTGAATAGAATACGCGAAAGAGGAATGGCAGAAATGGCAAAAGGAGCAGTATCAGCAAATGCTGTTAATTGGTCAGGTATGGGGGATGAAGCAGAACTTGAGGAAATTACAAAAACAGGTGCTCGAACAATTAAAATAATAAAGCCATATACTGATAACAATTATATTTTCAGGAGAATTGAACACGCAGAAAAATGTGGGGTTTTGGCGGTTGGAATGGATGTGGATCATTCCTTTGGAGAAAATGGAAAGTATGATAATGTCATGGGACATCAGATGTCTTCAAAATCATTACAGGAAATAAAGGAGTTTGTGAAAGCAACCAAGCTGCCATTTATAGTTAAAGGCGTACTTAGTGAGCAGGATGCATATAAATGCTTAGAAGCAGGTGTTCGTGGAATTGTAGTTTCTCATCATCATGGTATTATGAAGTATGCAGTGCCGCCATTAATGATATTACCTAAAATTGCAAAAGTTATTGATAATAAGATTCCAATTTTTGTAGACTGCGGAATTATTAGTGGCATGGATGTCTTTAAAGCACTTGCATTAGGCGCTACCGCAGTATCTGTTGGAAGGGCAATTATGGAACCGCTGCGAATGGAAGGCTCAGAAGGTGTTAAGAAGCAAATAGAAAAGATGACAGAAGAACTGGCAGGAGTAATGGCAAGGACTTGTACTCCTGATATTAAGCATATTGATTCATCAATTATTTGGCATAGAGGTTAA
- a CDS encoding AAA family ATPase, with the protein MKLLRVRASNYKGCIDDFTIDLTAKSKKTSEDKEYELQEIAEGLYRFNTVAIVGKNASGKTSAIELLEIAYDILSLFRLKRKFFNFDNTLLDITFYFEGYIYNYKTTLRKSSLFENRSIFEDQRIYKKKYFKSNIKNIYEKDGFEEIKLDGELPEDISSVFFILKKADVRNIFFDCHMREAESYSLLFRSIKTFDISNDIFMSILRIFDENINTIKMIDETHFEINYLGNTETLSNEELVYMLSSGTTKGMYVYISAIAALKYGFDLLIDEIENHFHKTLVENLISLFKDKSVNRKNSSIIFTTHYCELLDLTNRSDNIFITTSEKKITINNMYERYSIRTDLLKSKKFYENTFNTAVNYDELMNLKGLLLQ; encoded by the coding sequence GTGAAATTATTAAGAGTAAGAGCTAGTAATTATAAAGGTTGCATTGATGATTTTACTATTGATTTAACTGCAAAATCTAAAAAGACCTCGGAAGATAAGGAATATGAATTACAAGAAATAGCCGAAGGGCTTTACCGATTCAATACAGTTGCAATTGTTGGTAAAAACGCATCAGGTAAAACCTCCGCAATTGAATTATTAGAGATAGCTTATGATATTCTTTCACTATTCAGACTGAAAAGAAAATTCTTCAATTTTGATAATACTTTATTGGATATAACTTTTTATTTTGAAGGTTATATTTATAATTATAAAACTACGCTAAGAAAAAGTTCATTGTTTGAGAATAGATCTATTTTTGAAGATCAGAGGATTTATAAAAAGAAATACTTTAAGTCAAACATCAAAAACATCTATGAAAAAGATGGTTTTGAAGAAATCAAATTAGATGGAGAATTGCCAGAAGATATATCATCAGTATTTTTTATACTAAAAAAAGCTGATGTCAGAAATATTTTTTTTGATTGCCATATGAGAGAGGCAGAATCATATTCCTTATTATTTAGATCTATAAAAACTTTTGATATCTCTAATGATATTTTTATGTCCATTTTACGTATATTCGATGAAAATATAAATACTATAAAAATGATTGATGAAACGCATTTTGAAATTAATTATTTAGGAAATACAGAGACTCTTTCAAATGAGGAATTAGTTTATATGCTTTCAAGCGGAACTACAAAAGGAATGTATGTCTACATTTCGGCAATAGCTGCACTTAAGTATGGGTTCGATTTGCTAATTGACGAAATTGAAAACCATTTTCATAAGACTTTAGTTGAAAACTTAATTTCTTTGTTTAAAGATAAGTCAGTAAATCGAAAAAATTCATCAATCATTTTTACTACCCATTATTGTGAATTATTGGATTTAACAAACAGAAGTGATAATATCTTTATAACAACTTCAGAGAAAAAAATAACAATCAATAACATGTATGAAAGATATTCCATAAGGACTGACCTTTTGAAAAGCAAAAAGTTTTACGAAAACACATTTAACACAGCTGTCAATTATGATGAATTAATGAATCTTAAGGGGTTACTTCTACAATGA
- a CDS encoding endo-1,4-beta-xylanase, producing MRGKRIKSLSVALAVCMTALTFFSAPADAATPTGKRLKDVQSRVLIGTEFPSGFSTLSDSAQFLSTATPEFNLVTAENCMKWDALEPSQNNFNWNEADKLVNWAKANNYQIHGHTFVWHSQAPGWIQNLSASAMESAMNNHIDKVMGRYKGQILVWDVANEVFEENGSYRNSFWYRTMGKSFIEKAFIRARAADPSAKLIYNDYNLEYTGPKSDAAYNMLKDFKNRGIPVDGIGFQMHLDIQYAIDYDDFARNMQRFADLGLEIYVTEMDVRISSNPSSAELEKQASYYKNIIEKCMAQPAVKAIQVWGFTDKYSWVPQTFPGRDNALIFDRNYNPKPAYYAFQAALATSPTPTVVYGDLDASGSVDALDYSLIKQYLLGNITKFPAENGMIAADLDASGTVDSLDFAIMKQYLLGIISKFPAETK from the coding sequence ATGAGAGGAAAAAGAATCAAATCATTATCAGTGGCACTTGCTGTATGTATGACAGCACTTACGTTTTTCTCAGCACCAGCTGACGCCGCTACTCCAACAGGTAAAAGATTGAAGGATGTTCAAAGCAGAGTTCTTATAGGAACTGAATTCCCAAGTGGTTTTAGTACATTGTCAGATTCTGCTCAATTCCTCAGCACTGCTACTCCAGAATTTAATCTGGTAACTGCTGAAAACTGTATGAAATGGGATGCTCTAGAGCCTTCACAGAATAACTTTAACTGGAATGAAGCAGATAAGCTTGTAAACTGGGCAAAAGCTAACAATTATCAGATTCATGGACATACCTTTGTATGGCACAGTCAAGCTCCAGGTTGGATACAGAATCTTAGCGCTAGCGCTATGGAGTCTGCAATGAACAATCATATTGACAAGGTAATGGGACGTTATAAAGGCCAAATTTTAGTTTGGGACGTAGCCAATGAAGTTTTTGAAGAAAACGGTAGCTATAGAAATTCATTCTGGTATAGAACTATGGGTAAGAGCTTTATAGAAAAAGCATTTATTCGTGCTAGAGCGGCTGACCCTAGTGCTAAGCTGATATACAACGACTATAATCTTGAGTATACTGGTCCTAAGTCTGATGCTGCTTATAACATGCTAAAAGACTTTAAGAATCGTGGTATACCTGTAGATGGTATAGGTTTCCAGATGCACTTAGATATACAATACGCAATTGATTATGATGACTTTGCTAGAAATATGCAACGTTTTGCAGATTTAGGCTTAGAGATATACGTAACTGAGATGGATGTACGTATATCCAGTAATCCTTCATCAGCTGAACTTGAAAAACAAGCTAGCTACTACAAGAATATTATCGAGAAATGTATGGCACAACCTGCAGTAAAAGCTATTCAGGTTTGGGGCTTCACTGATAAATATTCTTGGGTACCACAAACATTCCCAGGCAGAGATAATGCTTTAATCTTTGACAGAAACTATAATCCAAAACCAGCTTATTATGCATTCCAAGCTGCTCTTGCTACTTCACCTACTCCAACAGTAGTATATGGTGATCTTGACGCTAGCGGCAGTGTAGACGCATTAGACTATTCACTCATTAAGCAATATCTACTCGGAAACATTACCAAATTCCCTGCTGAAAATGGTATGATTGCAGCAGACTTAGATGCCAGTGGAACAGTAGATTCATTAGATTTCGCTATAATGAAGCAATATCTGCTTGGAATTATATCAAAATTCCCTGCTGAAACTAAATAA
- a CDS encoding glycoside hydrolase family 3 N-terminal domain-containing protein — translation MENKYQNPSLSPKERTEDLLSLMTLEEKVGQMMQISYNTLTLEEAEDWVVNKNAGSFLHVLGKEAEHLQELALSNRLGIPIIFGIDAIHGHGLMNGATIFPSQLGMSCSWNPELIEKAGRVTAREVAADGIHWTFSPVLCIGRDLRWGRINETFGEDPYLIGVLAAAIIKGYQGKNLSDADSIAACAKHYLAYGESTGGRDAYDTEVTYRKIREVFLPPFKKAVEAGCATFMTGYQSIDGVPMAVNKKLLREILKEELGFEGFVVTDYNNTGSLITLQKVSPDISDASKKSVEAGNDMIMATNDFYEATIELVKSGLLSESLIDEAVGRILSLKFSMGLFDTKKRSGYVSREVISCKEHQQVNLELTRESLVLLKNSKNILPLNRNNEIKKLAVIGPNADNLKAQFGDWTFFTHPDPKPDAVPNFEYYTMLKGITELSASRGIEVAYHKGCDLLTDEHDIEGAVTTVSDCDAIIAVVGDCVEQNGEFKDRANLDLSGSQLELLKALKSLGKPLIVILVNGKPLSIPWLYRNADAIVETFNSGILGGKATAELLYGEFIPSGKLSISFPYHSGQTPVYYNQLSGWHSPKYVDLPDKNALYPFGYGLSYTKYQYSNLVLSTKVCNKNDTITVQVNVTNRGKYDGTEIVQLYINDKISSIMTPDKELKGFARVFIKAGETKTVSINLSISDLALVTPDEKYIVEPGEFEIMVGPDSRDSSLLKEILVVK, via the coding sequence ATGGAAAATAAATATCAAAATCCTAGTCTTTCACCAAAAGAACGTACAGAAGATTTACTTTCTCTAATGACATTAGAAGAAAAAGTTGGTCAAATGATGCAAATTAGCTATAACACATTAACTTTAGAAGAAGCCGAAGACTGGGTTGTTAACAAAAATGCAGGTTCATTTCTCCATGTTCTTGGAAAAGAAGCAGAGCATCTTCAAGAATTAGCATTGTCAAACAGGCTTGGCATTCCTATAATATTTGGAATTGATGCAATACACGGTCATGGCCTTATGAATGGCGCAACCATATTCCCATCACAGCTTGGTATGTCCTGCAGCTGGAATCCTGAATTAATAGAAAAGGCTGGAAGAGTAACTGCCAGAGAAGTAGCAGCTGATGGTATACATTGGACTTTCTCGCCAGTTCTTTGCATTGGAAGAGACTTACGTTGGGGACGAATAAATGAAACCTTCGGAGAAGACCCTTATCTTATAGGTGTGTTAGCTGCTGCTATTATAAAGGGTTATCAAGGAAAAAACCTATCAGATGCAGATAGTATTGCTGCTTGTGCAAAGCATTATCTTGCTTATGGTGAAAGCACTGGTGGAAGAGATGCCTACGACACTGAAGTAACCTATAGAAAAATTAGAGAAGTATTTCTCCCTCCATTCAAAAAAGCTGTTGAGGCTGGTTGTGCAACCTTTATGACTGGCTATCAGTCTATTGATGGCGTACCAATGGCTGTAAATAAGAAGCTGCTTCGTGAAATATTAAAGGAAGAGCTTGGTTTTGAAGGCTTTGTAGTAACGGATTATAATAACACAGGAAGCCTTATAACTCTGCAAAAGGTATCCCCCGATATAAGTGATGCATCCAAAAAGTCTGTAGAAGCTGGAAATGACATGATTATGGCTACAAACGACTTCTATGAGGCAACAATAGAACTTGTTAAATCAGGTTTACTTTCTGAGTCCCTAATTGATGAAGCAGTAGGGAGAATTTTGTCCTTAAAATTTTCAATGGGTCTATTTGATACCAAAAAAAGAAGTGGTTATGTGAGCAGGGAAGTTATTTCTTGTAAAGAGCATCAACAGGTAAATCTTGAACTTACAAGAGAATCCTTAGTTTTACTTAAAAACAGCAAAAATATTCTTCCTCTGAATAGAAATAACGAAATTAAAAAGCTTGCAGTAATTGGTCCAAATGCAGATAATTTAAAAGCACAATTTGGAGATTGGACTTTTTTCACTCACCCCGACCCTAAACCTGACGCTGTTCCTAATTTTGAATATTACACAATGCTAAAGGGCATTACCGAGTTATCTGCTTCACGTGGTATTGAGGTGGCATATCACAAAGGCTGTGATTTATTGACTGACGAACATGATATTGAAGGCGCTGTTACCACAGTTTCAGATTGCGATGCAATAATAGCAGTTGTTGGTGACTGTGTAGAGCAAAATGGTGAATTCAAGGATAGAGCAAACTTGGACTTATCTGGTTCCCAACTAGAACTCCTTAAGGCTTTAAAATCCCTTGGTAAACCTTTAATTGTCATATTGGTAAATGGAAAACCTTTATCTATTCCATGGCTATATAGAAATGCTGATGCTATAGTTGAAACCTTCAACTCTGGAATATTAGGCGGAAAAGCTACCGCAGAACTTTTATATGGTGAATTTATTCCCAGTGGAAAGCTTTCTATTTCCTTCCCCTATCATAGCGGACAAACACCTGTTTACTACAATCAATTGTCTGGTTGGCACAGTCCCAAATATGTTGACCTTCCTGATAAAAATGCACTTTATCCCTTTGGATATGGGCTGTCCTATACAAAATATCAGTATTCAAACCTTGTTTTGTCTACTAAGGTTTGCAATAAAAATGATACAATTACTGTACAGGTTAATGTTACAAACAGAGGTAAATACGATGGTACTGAAATTGTGCAGCTTTATATAAATGATAAGATAAGTTCCATAATGACTCCAGATAAGGAACTAAAGGGGTTTGCAAGAGTGTTTATTAAAGCAGGTGAAACAAAGACTGTATCTATAAATCTCTCAATTTCTGATTTAGCACTGGTAACACCTGATGAAAAATACATTGTAGAACCTGGAGAATTTGAAATTATGGTTGGCCCTGATTCTAGAGACTCTAGCTTGCTAAAGGAAATATTAGTGGTGAAGTAA
- a CDS encoding GNAT family acetyltransferase codes for MIKLIMCEGPNEKEIIRLLLEHGKLKFKKEDLLGLVPFHARQIDKSTQIKLYLNMYTGSEKIEVLRIGDKLSDALKIPKEYKDKINSDTIRKYCTKPKLEMLLIISENMVNEFNKDKSIISPKKFAKQNIKHNGVKYDNRTKFYTDYFGKNISVLVESIKEYKRIKKSHEKDEFYLADLLK; via the coding sequence ATGATAAAACTAATAATGTGCGAAGGTCCAAACGAAAAAGAAATAATCCGATTGCTATTAGAACATGGTAAGTTGAAATTTAAAAAAGAGGATTTACTTGGACTTGTTCCATTTCATGCAAGGCAGATTGATAAAAGTACGCAGATAAAGTTATATTTAAATATGTACACTGGTTCAGAAAAAATAGAAGTCTTAAGAATTGGAGACAAATTAAGTGATGCTTTGAAAATTCCTAAAGAATATAAGGATAAAATCAATAGCGACACTATAAGAAAATATTGTACTAAGCCCAAGTTAGAGATGCTATTGATTATATCTGAAAATATGGTTAATGAATTTAACAAAGATAAGTCTATTATTAGTCCTAAGAAATTTGCTAAGCAAAACATAAAACATAATGGCGTTAAATATGATAATAGAACTAAGTTCTATACTGATTATTTTGGTAAAAATATTTCAGTCCTTGTTGAATCGATAAAAGAGTATAAAAGAATTAAAAAATCTCATGAAAAAGATGAATTTTATCTGGCTGATTTGTTAAAATAA
- a CDS encoding sugar phosphate isomerase/epimerase family protein: protein MRIGGGIEKPYSNPEEWYKLVKELGYRAVLAPIDYKASSEEKKEYLKCVREHDLVIGEVGIWKNVLSIDDKERKEAIDFSKNQLALADELEACCCVNITGSRGDMWDGFHESNYSKDTYALVVDSIRDIIDSVKPVSTFYTVEPMPWMIPDSPEQYLQLIQDVDRKAFGVHLDFVNMINSPKKYVLCDEFIEECFTKLGKYIKSIHGKDVWMENAYTTLIHETMPGKGRVNYQKVARLCEGLGKDMPLFVEHLPDFESYKQAADYVRKQATLAGVNTEG, encoded by the coding sequence ATGCGTATAGGCGGAGGAATCGAAAAACCATATAGTAATCCTGAAGAATGGTATAAGCTTGTGAAGGAATTAGGCTATAGAGCAGTTCTGGCTCCAATAGATTACAAAGCTTCTAGTGAGGAGAAGAAGGAATATCTTAAATGTGTTAGGGAGCATGATCTAGTGATTGGTGAAGTGGGTATTTGGAAAAATGTATTATCAATAGATGACAAAGAGCGAAAAGAAGCCATAGATTTTAGTAAAAATCAGCTTGCATTGGCAGATGAACTTGAGGCATGTTGCTGTGTTAATATAACTGGAAGCAGAGGAGATATGTGGGATGGTTTTCATGAATCTAATTATTCGAAAGACACGTATGCTCTAGTTGTGGATTCCATAAGAGATATAATAGATTCAGTCAAACCAGTAAGTACATTTTATACAGTTGAACCTATGCCATGGATGATACCAGATTCACCAGAGCAGTATCTGCAATTAATTCAGGATGTGGATAGAAAAGCATTTGGGGTACACTTAGATTTCGTTAATATGATAAATAGCCCTAAAAAATATGTTTTATGTGATGAGTTTATTGAGGAGTGCTTTACAAAGCTGGGGAAATATATAAAGAGTATTCACGGAAAAGATGTTTGGATGGAAAATGCATATACAACATTAATCCATGAAACAATGCCCGGAAAAGGCAGAGTGAATTACCAGAAAGTAGCTAGACTATGTGAAGGGTTAGGAAAGGACATGCCTTTGTTTGTAGAGCATTTGCCTGATTTTGAAAGCTACAAACAGGCAGCAGATTATGTGAGAAAACAGGCAACATTAGCAGGAGTTAATACAGAGGGGTAG